DNA sequence from the Cucumis melo cultivar AY chromosome 6, USDA_Cmelo_AY_1.0, whole genome shotgun sequence genome:
ACTAAACTTTATGGCTTAAATCATGtgttttacatttagtaatgacttcaactcagtataaggagttgggtcgttacaataacTCAACTGGAATTgacattatttttcttttaagaggTTAAAGATTGGATCCTTTTTCTACAATTAGACATAGCAAAAAAACTTATTTGTAACACTTATTATCTAGTTGTTTTTCCATAAAGTAAGCATGTTCTCTCAATTTTCAACCCTTGAGTAAAAAAAGTTGAAGTTTTAGCCGAAATTCTAAAAATGAAAGGaagttttaaaaattgttttgttagttttcaaaattttgcttATTCTTTTAACATGTAGGTGGAAATTAGAGAATAAGGAAAGAAATTTTGAAGTGAGAGATGATTATAAactttattattaaaaaattaaggCTCTGTTTGACTCGTgatctaatctttttttttttaaatatcagtagaaaattaaaatgatttatttttcacAGTATTCAAAATCAAGTTGGGTTTGAATTTAAGAGTGTTTGAttgtaaatttaaaaaagtaataaatttttcatttttttttgggTAAAATTCATTATTTCAGCTACGAAAAATCTAATTtaatagtttattattattattattattattattattattataatgaattcAGTTGTTTTTATTGTTAATAAGAGAAGGGAAGATGGTGGATTGAGAAAAGAAGTTTGATTTGTTAATATAGAAGtagatattaatattaataataatagaaagttgtttatgagaagaaaaaagaaaattgaaaaattaggaagaagataaagaaaaagaaatccaTGGCGGAAAGGAAGGATCAATAACTGGTTTGGTCCATTTAGTTGGTTTGGTCCATTCAATGCGTAAAGGCAGAATAAAATGTTCTAAAAGTCCACTCTAGAAAAAgtaaaagtatattaaatttatgtattttatttttctacaaGTAAAACCACAATCCCAAGTTTCTTtcctaatttctttttcaatctttAGTTTTATGGAAATTTAAGCAGGAGGGAAGATGAGATTATTAAAATAACATAAAGGACGGACGGACCACAACTATATTTTTCTCTTAAACATTTATTAAAAGATCTaaatttgcatttttttaataattatgatgCCTTCAAATTTTAATTCTAGTCTGATTTATTAttcattcttttttaaaatatcaatattttgaAAGCTTATTGTTTTAAATCATAACaatgttgaaaatatttttatatataaacaaaattattaaatcatACTAATGCCTATTAgaatctatctatctatctctgTAGATGATAATCGTTTAAACTATATTTACcatttacataaaaaaaatgaaatatttcaaaaaagaaaaagcaaaattATGATGTAGTGGAATGTATAAAGATAGGGATAGAAATGTTCATTTAACCGTGAGGCCGGGGTCCCACGAGGAGCAGCCCCGAACGAGGTGGAAAATTCCCAAACACAGGGGGAATGGGAGAGGGAGTGGAGATTACTCTTTCCTCGTTGACATTTCAAGGTTGGAAATTGGTAATACATTCCCCAACTCGGCCTCGATCCTCCGTCTCACCTCGAAGGGAAAAAATTATGTCTACAagatgtttatatatatataattatacttatttatcaaaaatgaaaaacaaaaaagcaaaagaaatgtCCACGAAATCTCTGCGGGAAATCCCACCTTGTGGGGAAATTCGTGGGAATGGGGAGTGAGATAGGGGAGTAGGGATGGGAGCCCTGCCCCCGACCCCTGGACATCTCTagtattttggaataaaaaattcataaacTAAGAATTATATTCAATGGTGGCCTAGAACTATAGTATATAGAAGAGTTCATTAAcaacatattttctttttctgtttgcTAAACTTACCAAGTCAACGATCAAATTTATACAAATATGTTTCAAAGGATTTTCTTCTACAAATCGAAGAGGTCAGAGTAACTTGAACACAAAGCAATTTTTgttccatctctttcttctcaatcctctcctattttgaaaattttccttttacAGCCTACACTCACCCATGGCCGCCGAGCTTTCGATGCCGGAGTATGTTGAACACAGTCGGAGACTCCTCGTAATGAAGAATCCTGATAGCTTATTGGAGGTATTATCGGAAGGCTTTTTGTGGTAAATGCCGTTTTCTTCTTCAGCAACGTCTTCGACTCCTCATTCCTACAGCTATGGACTCCTTTGGTACTTCATTCATAGCATATTGATTTGTGAAAGATAAGAACTTTGAGTGATAGTTGTAAAAGCTTTCGAGGTTTGGTGTCCTGATATTGTTAGTTTTCGGTCAAGTTAAAGTCCTTTGAAATTTTGTcgtttccttcttcttctttttttctgaaTCTCATTTTACTTCTCTGCAGAAAGTCACAACCACAATTCAGAAATCTATCATTCTGCAACTGAGGAGAACAAGAAGAGGAATGGGGATTTCTAATAATTCAGATTCAATATTGGATTATGGGATGGAAAAATTAAGATCTTCCAAAGTGAGGAAGGAGGAATTTGTTCATTTGGAAAAGATAGATGGAAAACTGAAAAATGTTGTTCAAGGGCTAGAGATTCACGCAGGAGTTCTTAACGACGAATAGCAGAAGAACATTGTTGATTATGTTTACCATTTACAACAAAAAGGACGAAGAGCCCAAATTGGAAGTATTTATTCTTCCCATACTTTGCTttctaattcaatttttttccttGCAATATATGCTCATTATCGTTCTCGTATGTTTTCAACAGAGCGTAGGTATTCCGAAACTAGTGAGAGGTAAAGGAAGAGTTACCATTCAATTTGGATGCTGCTACAATTATGCAATGGTCTTCGACCACACTGCTTTCTTAATTACCTTCGTATTCATGTTGTTCTAGTTCAATACAAGTTTCTTCAAACCCCTTTGCTTCCTTGGTAGTCTGTCTTATTCTATATTGTCCTTTTGTAGGATTAAAATGGAATCCCACCTGGTATCGTAAGAGATGAGGAAGTTGATCTATTGCCATCTTTGTTTAAGAAGATGATCAAGAGATTCGTGAAGTGGCTGATTCTACATAGTACATGCATCCCCGATAGCTGCATCGTAAACATATATGATGAAGGAGATTGCATTCCTCCACACATTGATCACCATGATTTTCTAAGACCCTTTTGCACTGTGTCATTTCAAACAGAAAGTAACATCATATTTGGCACTCGACTAGAAGTTCTTAGTCCTAGAGAGTTCTCTGGTCCTGTCTCGACTCCTTTGCTCTAAGGGTATGACAAACACCATTATTGTGCTTTCTTTGTTTGTCCACTTCATTTTCTTGGTTATAAATCTAATGTTATGTCTGTGCTTCTATTGATATTGCAGTTTTGTATTGATTTTAAGTGGTAATGAAACTGATCTTGCCAAGCATTGTGTACCTAGTGTCAAAGCAAAAAGGTTGGATATCTACTATTGTTATTTTATAATCTTCAAATCGTtcccaaaagaaaaaagttcctaatattttgaatcttttGGGCTTATTGCAGGACTTTGATCGCATTCCGAAAAATGGATGACAGGAAACTTCCATACAGGATTTGCCTGATCTTGAACTTCAAAGAATCAAGCCGCTGGAGTTTAAATGGCAAGAGAAAGAGAGCGATAATGAACTAGAGGAAggtgaaattaaaaaaagtgAGCATCATGATTATTCACCCAAGCCACTACATTTATTATCCCAAAGGCAAGAGGACAAAAATAAGAGCATTCAAGTGAaggaagatgaaagaaaaaagaagagccATCACAATTATAATTCAGTGGACTTCTCTCAGTGGTAGAAGGAAGCAAATTATGAAAGAAAAGAGGGATACCACCAATACTCACCATATCTATCCTCTCAACAAACCAAACGTCAGAGGTTTCAAGTTGTTGTCTATTGAAGAATCAGAAACTCAGCATAAGAAGGAAGCCCACAATTTCTCAGAATCACAATCACAGTTCAATAATGTATCTTCTGTATCTATAAATCACTCTTAAACAGGAAGAAGATTGAGTAGTTGAAGTATGATTTATAGCATCTTAGGCACTAATCATTAACTTTTTCAGTTCCAGAAATGTTTTACACTTTTTGTAAGCAGAGTCCAAACAGAAGAAGCTTCTGAAAGTTTATAATTATGCAATTTGTATGTAATGGAAGTAGTTATTTATGCATTAATTGTACAGCTTATGGAGATAATTCCTTGTCTTGCTAAAAGTACAGTACAAGTAAAAGGCTTCTAAAATTGGGTTTTGAACCAacattaaaaagataaatagaTTTCAATTCAataagaaatgaaaatgaaaagagCAGCTTCAAGAAGGATGAACCTTATTGGAAGAAATAGCCTTCCAGGCAGATCTCATGGAAGCAGTGGCAGAATTCATAGCTGCCTCCATGTACCTCTTAGAAGCAACCGACGCAGCTTTCTCCATCAAACTACCCATCTTGCGAGCCTTCTCAGACTTATCAAGGAGTTGTTGTAGCTCAGCTTTAGCCATCTGATCAAACTCCTCTTCGAACCGTCTGAACTCATCCATGGCAAATGCATGGTTTTCCATTTGACTAACCGATAAAAATTGTTGTTGCTTCAATGGCTCTTCATAACTTTATAAGGATTCATTCAACAACAGATTTTGAGTTCAAGTGTTATGGCGACGACGAGATGCTACTACCTTCAAATGATGAAATAAATTATGAGGACGTCAATGAAGAGTATAGAGGTTCAATTCATGAAATGGAGATAAATGAAAAACGTGATCAAATTGCACAACTTCTCATGTctagttgatattatattatttaagaaaaattattattattattattatgttttgttgTTGGAGATCAATTATAGTTTTTATGATTATAAATTTAAGTATCAAGTTACTTCTacctctaaaataaaattatctaaaaaatttaataccaaaaaaataatgttttgttttaactttactaatttcaaaattttaaaacaattagtTTCGAGATAACGTGGAATTAATTTCAAAGTATATTcctttttaaaaatcaaaatatatgtaTAATAGTATTTAGTAGTCCTATATATAATTTGAGTTAAAGTATaaacattttgttatattacaaaccaaacaaaatttacCTATAAACACTTAATAAAAACATCTAACCAAGAGGTAAGTGTTTGGTTTTAAATTCATTTAGAAGAAAATGTTTAAAAGGTTcttcaaaaacattttcttaaaaaaacaaacaaacccaCCCTTAATTGTTTGTGAAAGAGAATTTGGAGGAACAAAACAATCCGAAGAGAAAGTCGGGAGAAATCAGATTACCAAAGTCAttggcttcttcttcttcttcttactcTTCCATTTCTAATCTCTGATCTGAAACCACCAATCGGATTCCATTTGCGATTTCTAGATTCGGAAACATCATGCGCCGGGAAGTTGTCTTGCCGTTGTTCCTCCTCTGTTTCTTCGCCACAGATCTTCTTCGAACTGCTCATTCAATCTGGTTGAACTTGCCTCCATCTGGAACCAAGTGCGTCTCCGAGGAAATCCAGACCAACGTTGTCGTTCTTGCCGATTATGTCGTCGTCGCTGATCATTCTCACTCCCCCACCTTCTCTATCAAGGTCAATTTTCCACattaaaccttttttttctttttcaatgccTTTTTCATTAGTGCCCTTGGAGTTTTGCATTTCAAATTTCTTGATTCATTAATTTGTTTGATGGGCTATAGCCTACAATGGATAcgcttaattaaaaaaaaaaaaaagaaaaaaaacccacCCTGATGGGTACTATTGGTTCTTGTCTTTCTATGCTATGTATTTGTTGATTTGCCTCTCCCGTTTGCTTTTGCCCACCAATTGCGAAATGCAAAGAACTATGAtctatttcttttgtgtttctccccttttcttttcttcgaTATTCTAAATTCTGATGTTTTCACGTCCCTGTAGGCATATCATTGCAGTgagataaaagaaagagatcaaTTCTGTGAATGTAATCTTTTCTTTACTGCTATGGAGGGTTTGTTTGGTTTCTGATTTTGGCTGTTAAGATTATTTCAAAACATCTATAGGAATAGTTGTGGATTGATTTCAAGGGGAAGAGAAATACCTTGGGAATTTGCTACTGACCCAACATAACAAATGGTTTTGCAAATTGTTTCAGAATTCTTCCTCACATATGATTTCTAGTCTAGTGATTGTTTGGAGGATGATTCATGAGGGGGGGTGATGAAAAAGTTGGATCTTGGATCTGAGGTCTCACTTTTCTGAAGGGTCTTTTCCATGAAATTCATGGTGATAAAATTCAAATTGGAGAGTTCTCTTGGCACACATCATGCACCTTAGTTCCCGATAAGGATTTAAATTGGATGGATAGAATTTAGGAGCTTAGCTCTTTTTTCCATGTCCTTGTACAATTCCTCGAAAATTAAATTGTCATTTTTTacatcccccccccccccccccccccaacacacacacacacacacctcCCCCAAACCAAgggaggaaaaagaaaaaaaaagaaaaagaaaagaggagtCTCAAAACGTTACTAGTATTTATGTTATTGACAGCGGCGGATCTTTATTTACAGTTCAACTTGAGTCTGCAGATGAAATGCTTTGGCCATTTCTTTGGTGGATTCCATTGAGGGGTTGTTTTTTAACCTATGCATCCCTGCTGAACATTTTTAAGAGATCATTGCGCTTAGTAAATAAGCTTTGTTTGCTATTTCTTGGTTTTAACAAATTTCTCTTCAACCCCTCAATCTAAGACTTAAACAACTACTGTCGAGTTTAGACTTACCGGTGCTTCAGACCATTTGATATGGACTACCGATGGAGTCACTGTTCAGTGTTCATGTAGAGTTGTAAACAACCAGGTCAACTGCACTCTTAGGGTAACTAGCCAGTCCATTGGTTGTGCCTGCACTATGGATCTCGATGACCTATAAATATCATTGATAATGGCAGATTTGAAAGCTTCCTTGGATGATTTGGCTGTCTTGTAAAATTCTTGACCTTCAAAATCTCGATGACCTATGATTTGGATGATTTGGCTGTCTTGTAACTTTTAAAGACATGAGCTATTGATGTTTTTGGTTGATATGTGGAAGGAGTTTCTTTTCAAGTTGATGGGTAACTTCCTCTAATATCGTGATGTCTGTTATTGTTTTACACTTAACTGATCGATGGTGGGCTCATTTAGGTGACATCTCCATATGGGAACAATCTTCATCACTCGGAGAATGTAACACACGGCCAGTTCGCATTTACGACCACTGAGGCTGGTAATTATCTAGTATGTTTCTGGTTGTCTGACTACAAACATGAAGCTGGCAATGAGATAAGTGTCAACCTTGATTGGAGAACTGGTATTGCAGCCAAGGATTGGGAATCAGTTGCAAAAAAAGAGAAGATTGAGGTAACTAGCTCCTCTTGCCTTTCCATATTTCACTATACCCTAAAACTTCCATTCTAATGCTCAACCTCATTCTCATTTAGGGTGTTGAACTCGAGCTGAGGAAACTGGAGGGAGCAGTTGAAGCTATTCATGAAAATCTACTCTATCTCAAGGACAGGTAACTAAGTTTCCATGGTGAAAATGGATGCTTAACAAAATATAGCCCTTAATCTCATTTATATAATTTTGGATGCTTACAGAGAAGCAGATATGAGGACGGTGAGCGAGAGGACAAATGCACGAGTTGCGTGGTATAGCCTCATGTCCTTGGGTGTGTGCATTGTTGCTTCTACTTTACAAATATTGTACTTGAAGCGATTCTTTCAGAAGAAAAAACTTATTTAGAGAGTCTTCTACTCATGTTTCAGAAAGAGATTGTTAACTTATTTAGTTTTATTTCTTTATACAAAGTAGAGAAGTTTTGACACGAACTGCAAGCCATGCAGAGcttgtttataatttttattccagatttttgtgttttctttttcctctgtTGCTTTGATAGAATTTAGTGAGTTCTGCTTGTTGAGATTCGATGTTCATCATCCTTTACGTGATTAGGATTCATAGAGAAATTGAAGGTCAAGAAGATGGATCATACCATAATTTGATCAAAATGTGAGCATATAAGAAATATTTGCAAATCAGCAGCTTAGCAGCTTCAGTTTCTATTAGTCCCAAGTTTAATTTAAGACAATATGGTTGACAATGTTTAGCTTTGaataatcctttttttttttctttaagaaatcaaAAGAATTAAGATCAATCTAGCTGAATTCAATTGATTAAAGGGCATTGATtatgtatttattattataaattttattgagTTTCTACTACGTGGGTATCCAAAGCTCTAACTTGTGGATGATATGCATTTTAAAAAGTTGGTTTATGTTGCAATTATCTATTCATTTAATTGGTTAACTATTTAGGTCTATAAACAAATAGGTTTGGTTACACCGTTGTCTTAACTTTCCTATTTTTTACATTAATAACCTAACAAGCTAGTATTTTGTACAATAGAAGAAGCATACAAGGGAAGTTTCTTACAACTTTTCAAAatcgtttttttctttaaacatCTGAAAACTGAAACTCATAAATAAAAGTACGAATAGACAAGATATTTTGAAGATATATTTAATAGGTACAATACGATgtgtattaattttttaatttttaaaaaataaattgaaggGTACATTTCATAAGTGTATGAACAATTCAATTTGTACAATATATGGGAatgatattaatattatattttctaatatactataaaataaaaatggtataTGTGGTAAATACTTACACTTTTCAATCTATTACCTCTATATTTGATATATGTTAGGAGATCTCGATGGAACTGTGCTCGATTTGTAGCTACGCCTCGTCCTCCACCCATCCCTCTGCAGCTAGGCCACTTCAAGGCTTCAAACCTTTAACTGCCACTGATCTTTCTTCTATGAACGTAGAAGGcatcaaaaaaagaaagatttctcTTCTTGTCCGTGGTCTTCTTCATTaggttccttttcttttcttccttcgttaccgctctttctctttcttcaattttctttcaGGATCCCTGCAACTGCGAGACTCGCTTGGGGTTCAAACTTGTAGTGGCCTCCTTTTCCTTATTGGGAGGGTAGAATGAGCGAGCGGACAAC
Encoded proteins:
- the LOC103496123 gene encoding transmembrane emp24 domain-containing protein p24delta3-like, encoding MRREVVLPLFLLCFFATDLLRTAHSIWLNLPPSGTKCVSEEIQTNVVVLADYVVVADHSHSPTFSIKVTSPYGNNLHHSENVTHGQFAFTTTEAGNYLVCFWLSDYKHEAGNEISVNLDWRTGIAAKDWESVAKKEKIEGVELELRKLEGAVEAIHENLLYLKDREADMRTVSERTNARVAWYSLMSLGVCIVASTLQILYLKRFFQKKKLI
- the LOC103496225 gene encoding uncharacterized protein LOC103496225; this translates as MENHAFAMDEFRRFEEEFDQMAKAELQQLLDKSEKARKMGSLMEKAASVASKRYMEAAMNSATASMRSAWKAISSNKVHPS